A window from Chrysemys picta bellii isolate R12L10 chromosome 2, ASM1138683v2, whole genome shotgun sequence encodes these proteins:
- the LOC135981881 gene encoding myb/SANT-like DNA-binding domain-containing protein 2, translated as MESSQDRKRAPAWTEREVRDLLAIWGDEAVIAELRSSKRNGKVLEKISKAMKDQGHNRDTQQCRVKIKELRQAYHKAREANGRSGAEPQTCRYYAELHAILGGAATTTPTVCYDSLTGETHREDGSGNEEDDDGGTVGSSQQQGSGETGFPNSQDMFVTLDLEPVTPELTQDPQGTQETSAANVSPSQRLVNIRKRKRKTRDEMFTELQMSAQADRAQQNAWRQSMSEMRKAQHEREERWRAEDDRWRQLADRRQEAMLRLLEHQSDMLERMVELQERQQEQRPPLQPLCNQQPSSPSSIASSPRRPRTRWGGLRPPSHSTPDDRPSIRRLGFNKS; from the exons atggagtcctcccaggatcgcaaaagagctccagcatggaccgaacgggaggtacgagatctgctcgccatatggggagatgaagcagtgatagctgaactccgtagcagtaaaagaaatggaaaagtattagaaaagatctccaaggccatgaaggaccaaggccataacagggacacacagcagtgccgcgtgaaaattaaggagctacggcaagcctaccacaaagccagagaagcaaacggaaggtccggggcagagccgcaaacttgccgctactacgcggagctgcatgcgatcctagggggtgcagccaccactaccccaaccgtgtgctatgactctctcactggagaaacacacagggaagacggttcggggaacgaggaagatgacgatggaggtactgtaggtagctcacagcagcaaggaagcggagaaaccggtttccccaacagccaggatatgtttgtgacactggacctggaaccagtaacccccgaactcacccaagaccctcagggcacacaggagacctctg ctgcaaatgtttctccttcgcagaggctcgtgaacattagaaagagaaaacgtaagacgagggacgagatgttcacggagctgcagatgtccgcccaggctgatagagcacagcagaatgcgtggaggcaatcaatgtcggagatgagaaaagcccaacatgaacgagaggagaggtggcgggctgaagacgataggtggcgtcagcttgcagacagacggcaagaggcaatgctccgtctgctggagcatcaaagtgatatgctcgagcgtatggttgagttgcaggaaaggcagcaggagcagagaccgccgctacagcccctgtgtaaccaacagccctcctccccaagttccatagcctcctcacccagacgcccaagaacacggtgggggggcctccgtccacccagtcactccaccccagatgatcgcccaagcatcagaaggctgggcttcaataagagttaa